The genomic stretch GGTTGTTGTATACTTTTATCTGATTGATGGTGCTATCTGTAGTAAAGTTGCTTGTTTGCATCTAATAATACAGGAGAAATTTGATCTATGCAGCCAGTCAAGCTGCTGAGGAAGCTTTCAAAAAGACTGTTGAAGTGGACAGGCTGATAGATACACTGAGGGATGCAAATCCAAAAGAAGTAAGTACACGGTACTTTCCTGGTgcaatgcaattttttttttcttgtttcacttCATTTTAGGTAAAATGTCTCTGTTAAAATTAGTTTCAATAAATTTGGTAAGATTACAAATTATTCTTATGTTGTGAGGACTGTTTTGAGAGCACTGCTCTGTTTATGTATCGAAGGAATAACGAGATTAGACCATAAAAGGCAATGCTTTCAGTCATTTTCATGAGAACATATCTCGAACATTTCCTTTATGTGAGTTTCTGATGTTATAGATTAGGGTAGAAACTCTTTCCATTATGTTTTCACTtgcatattttcaaatttcttcaGAGTATGGGGTGTGATATTACACTTTGTATGAGTAAATGTGGCTCCATTCACTTGAAACTGCAAatatcttttattatatatttctgtGACCTTATTATTGTTGTGTTTTTGTCTATGAACAGCTTCAGAAGCTTGTTGTTGAGAATGTCCTTGCTTTCAATGAGAGTTTTTGGATACGCCTTGCAGCAAGAACTGAGACCTGCAAATCAGAGGATGATAAAGCATGCTTTTTGACTTAGTTAATTCTAATATTTGATTACGTTCTAATGTTTGACTTCTTTCTGTTTCCTGCTCTGCACAAGAAATACTGATGCATAATGTTCTTTTTGCAGAAAGATTACGAGGAATTGGCTACATCTGTAATGAGCATAGTGGATTGCCTCGTCCATAAGACCAatgtacctctctctctctctctctccttatcATCAATGAACGGTTATTTGATTTTCCAGTGTGCTTCATTTATATTACTTCGTCTCCCCCCTCACCCCACTGtagttctttcatttttttcttctttatatatatatatttttctcatgcAGGAAAAAATAGAGTCTTCCACTGATGTTCTCAAGGATATATTAAAACCAGTGGTTGATGAAGTGGAAGAGGTTATTTGGCCTCCTAGAGACCCTGAGGCCCTCAAATTAATGGAGAAAGTAGGTCTTTTATTCAAGTTGGCTTAAAGTTAATATTCATTCTTCCGTTGGATACTTTCTGTGTCTTCATGGGAAGTCGTTTTTATACCTTTTCATGTGCTCCTTATATTATCTTATCTTGTGAGCTGAAGATAAAGTTCTTATTGACCAAGCTTGCAAATCACTGCTCTTCACTTATAGATGCTTTGCCCACATCACAATTGCATCTTGATAATTATAGCTTTTATTTTTGACTTGTGTCTATTTAAAAAAGGCCGTTAGTCATGACTATTTTGAAGAACGGAAATAATGCCACCAGCAAAGACAAGAAGCAACTAAGAACTTGGAGATGGTTGCTTCTTCTACTTTGTTGTTTTATATAAGGTACACATAGAAGCAGCTTGGACAGCCATGTTGCTGGAAGTACACAACAATTTTTTAATGTGTTGTCTTTTTGCCCAAGCAAATTTTGAGTTATAATACTAACTGAGATGTATTTACGCAACTTATAATTCCCTCTTCTGATATTTAGGAGATAAAGCAAAGGGAACAAGAAGGGCAACTAGATGAAGGCTTTCTTTCAGAGGTTAATGCGCAGCTGCGGCAAGTGAGTCTGTCTTGTGCTTTCTATTATTTCCTGCATGAATTAGCTTTTGTTGGTAGCCAAAGAGTGTTGGGCTAGTACTACTGGTGTAGTTACATTTTACTCAATCTTAACAGTAATAAGAAATCATAACTTAAATTGGGGCATGTTTTCCACTCTGTCTTCTTGCGTGTTCTAATCTCTTACTTTTTTTGAGCATCAAACTAGCCACACAGTCTTCTTTCTATATATGTTCAAAGTCATCAACATTCATTAATTTCATGTTCCGCGTGGTAATGTTTggattttcatattttaattttttcttccaaCATTTTTCAGATTCTAGTCCTTAATGAGATCTTAATAAATGATTTAGTTACTAAAATACATTGGTCATCTGCAGGCAAAAGAAGATGGGGATAAGCCGGGACTGGAGGCTATGTTGCAAAAGGTTTTGCAACTTTATGCTTCCATAGTTCTCTCCAAACGTAGTTATGCAAAGAAAGGTATTACCCTCTCTGAGCTTACTCAGTTATCTTTGCAAACAATATGATTGTAGGAAAGGAAATACCAAAAGCTAAAGCACCTAAATTTTGGACAATGACTAGGATTGGATAAGGCTAAATGTTTCCAGAACAACCTCAACTTATTAAATAGCACGTGGATATTCATCCAGATAGTAAAGGAAAAGTAaaatgtttagtttttttttttaaaaaaaaaaaaacactaggcTATTCACAAAATTATGTAGGTTGAATGATGCATGTTGGTCTTTCACAGTATTATTAGTTTAAGATTAATCCATTTAATCTTGTTTTCtgcaagttatatatatttatcgtGAAGTTTAAATTCATTATGCTTATATGAGTATTGCTTAATATGTTAAATTCATTACCCTAATATGTGACAGCAAGTTCTAGttatattaacaaaataaaaatacgtGACAGTATAACTTCTGAATATCTTGGacgtaaaattttatttattacacCTATGTATTTTccctcattattttttttatctgtcTTGAGtaaattttgtagtgattttccTGTGACTTGCTTTCGCTTAAAAGTTGATGCTTTAGAGACCAGTCCCTAGTGATGTTTCTGTTGCAGGAGAGGAAGTTTTGAAGGCTGAGCAGTTTCTTGAAGTCATTATAAAAGGTGTTGCACTTAAAAGAATACAATTATCTGTGTAACTGTGTTAGTAAACTACTTCTTCACTCTTCCTGGAGAAGAGAGAAGTTTGCTGATCTGCGTTACTAATAGAATTTATATGGATGGCAGCTCCAGAGGAGGAATGGAACAAACTTTTGATCAACGGAATGACGGTTGGCAAAGGGGAAATTTCACCAGAGGAGTTTTATGCTGTCATTAAGAAACGGATTGAGCGTACTTTGATCCGAACCGTGAGACACCCATTTGGCCTTGAATTTCAGTCATCAGATAAATTTAGTTTGAGTCACTTCTGATTTAttccttctcttctctctttgatGGTATccatttcattctctctctctctctttcaggAAGGAGGTTCTTACCAGCAGCGCATTCTTACTGAGTATTTAAAAGGCATTCAATCAAGAGCCGAGGAGATTGTCCAAGTCCTTCAGGGGAAGCCATAATAGTAGCCATCTGGAATTGAAGATGGCTTGTTATTATAAGGTATGATAGTCAGGTAATGTGACCTGTGGTTCCTCTTGTGAATcaggaaatgaagaaaaagaacaccTTCCAGAAGCtgagaaattttgttttgaCGCGGATATGATGTGCCAGCCAACAACCACCACTCCTATACGGCACCTGGGGATCTTTTTGTTGAAACCTTATTCATGTAGCATTGATAGTtcttctcattttgatcactcTTTGTATACAATATCTCAATTTAGGCTCATAGATGTATATACTAAATGCACCAGAACAAAACCATGCTTTTGTAAGCCTGTTGCGAACCTAAATATTAAGTCGTATCGGGATAAATTTGGGTAGATGCTTAGAGGTTTCCTTCAAGAGTAAAGCTAAAATTCTTTTTGTGTCTTTCTTATGTCACTTCAAGAATTATGtcgcttttaaaatcactattgggcATGTGACCgattataattgaattttgatcaaatggtaattttaaaagtcatctcattTCTTGGAGTGAGACAAGAACATATTGACATAAGagtgacttttagaattacgCTTCCTTCTAACACAAGTTTGGAAATAAACTTTTCTccatatatcatttttatttataaacttgaTTTAAATAGGCTTACAAGGTACAACCATAGCAATTGCTCCTAGTGCAAAACAACTCAAACTTCTCGACCCACAATATAAAACAACTTACAATGAAAGACTCCTATTACAATTAGAATACTACATAATAGAATACTAAAGAGGCAGACAGTTATAATGTGAGATCAGCTGACCATGGCAGATAAGCTTCACAACctctcccatttttttttaaaaaaggagaaacttcactttagtcTCATGAAttttcactcgattttacaaactctccttaaacttccaaatctctcattttggactcttgaactttcaattactctcaatgtggacccctccgtcagattttaaacattacgtGATGTTTATACCCCctgacttttatataaaatttaaacttccaaaacgtttttttattttaaaaaaaaaatgaaaatcaatgacatcttggtcttttttttgtatttttaaccgCTAAAATTAAACGAAGGGTtctaattgaaagttcaggggtctaaaaTGATAGATTTAAAAGTTCAAGAAGTATATAAAATTgggtgaaagttcaggagaccaaagtgaaattttcaaaaaaataaaataacaaaaaggcTAGCCCAAACAAGTAAAGTGAAACTCAAAACCCAACCCGATAGTTAAATTAGGCTCGATCGGATTTTTTGAGGATTGATTGGTGCAATTTAGTGGGTATTGTACCTCTTCCTTTACACTGAGGGCATTGTACATCTTCCAATACgacaagagtttttaaatagtttttgttttatagtctcgatatttattatttatagagGATCATTAATCTTTTCTTTGATTCATTCTATATTAGAAATTTCTATACTGAGGTGACAAAATCTACATCGTTTTAAAAGCAATATctaaatttttaagaattatatgacgaaattaccctaaTAAATTTAGAGGACTTTGATACTTCTATTCAATCTGTAGTCCACGATCCTCTAGATTTAgtaattttgaagaaattattaaaataattttctataaGATATGAACGGACACTcgagtttgtaaaaaaaataataataagaataaaaattgtCACATGGTATTTTACATTTTAGTGACTAATATAATTCATGTCACATGGAGGGTTACTTTAGTTCATAAGCGTGCTAACTGTTATGTAGACTAACGTAATAGGTACTAcgtaaacaaaaatattgatttataaaaaaaaattgtaataaaaattataatatcccTATCAACAAAcactctttaaataaaaatcttctaaattttggtcaattttattcGCACCAgattcattattatttattaactACCTGTCAACAGGTCCTTGGGCCTATGTGATGGTAAATCTCATTGACCACCCAAAATCATCATATCTAGACCGTTAATTGACTTCTTAATCTTGCTTAAGATTCAAGTCTAGGACTAACAATGATGCCACCTCCCAAAACATCACAATCATCTGAAAGACTGAATCCCAATCCAACGGCCATATTGCCATTTAGCACTCTTATGATAAGCACACCAAATTACCAACACGTCTACCGGAATAtttgtgttttaagtgatttttattttatcttattttttaaaatatattaagcaattttttcct from Corylus avellana chromosome ca1, CavTom2PMs-1.0 encodes the following:
- the LOC132189725 gene encoding uncharacterized protein LOC132189725 isoform X2 — its product is MAAFSATSASPRALLCFSSASHSHHNPSSLFQSWRAGVFKLRWLKPFSSTTSMNWKRRRNLIYAASQAAEEAFKKTVEVDRLIDTLRDANPKELQKLVVENVLAFNESFWIRLAARTETCKSEDDKKDYEELATSVMSIVDCLVHKTNEKIESSTDVLKDILKPVVDEVEEVIWPPRDPEALKLMEKEIKQREQEGQLDEGFLSEVNAQLRQAKEDGDKPGLEAMLQKVLQLYASIVLSKRSYAKKGEEVLKAEQFLEVIIKAPEEEWNKLLINGMTVGKGEISPEEFYAVIKKRIERTLIRTEGGSYQQRILTEYLKGIQSRAEEIVQVLQGKP
- the LOC132189725 gene encoding uncharacterized protein LOC132189725 isoform X1, which codes for MAAFSATSASPRALLCFSSASHSHHNPSSLFQSWRAGVFKLRWLKPFSSTTSMNWKRRRNLIYAASQAAEEAFKKTVEVDRLIDTLRDANPKELQKLVVENVLAFNESFWIRLAARTETCKSEDDKKDYEELATSVMSIVDCLVHKTNEKIESSTDVLKDILKPVVDEVEEVIWPPRDPEALKLMEKEIKQREQEGQLDEGFLSEVNAQLRQAKEDGDKPGLEAMLQKVLQLYASIVLSKRSYAKKVPSDVSVAGEEVLKAEQFLEVIIKAPEEEWNKLLINGMTVGKGEISPEEFYAVIKKRIERTLIRTEGGSYQQRILTEYLKGIQSRAEEIVQVLQGKP